One genomic window of Pseudomonadales bacterium includes the following:
- the ettA gene encoding energy-dependent translational throttle protein EttA: MAQYVYTMNRVGKIVPPKRQILKDISLSFFPGAKIGVLGLNGAGKSTLLKIMAGIDTDIQGEARPMPDLKVGYLSQEPQLDSDKDVRGNVEDGVREAVDALAELDQVFTAYAEPDADFDKLAKRQGELEAIIETWDAHNLNNTLEIAADALRLPPWDADVSKLSGGERRRVALCRLLLSKPDMLLLDEPTNHLDAESVFWLEKFLEEYPGTVVAVTHDRYFLDNVAGWILELDRGHGIPYEGNYTTWLETKEQRLAHEEKTEAARQKTIQHELEWVRQNPKGRRSKNKARLARFEELSSQEVQSRNETNEIYIPPGPRLGDKVIEFNGVSKGFGDELLIDKLSFSIPKGAIVGIVGGNGAGKSTLFRMIAGTEQPDSGSITIGETVQLAFVEQSRENLKDSDTVWEALSDGQDILRIGNYEVPSRAYCGRFNFKGSDQQKRVGDLSGGERGRLHLANTLKQGANVLLLDEPSNDLDVETLRALEEATLAFPGCVLVISHDRWFLDRIATHILAYEGDSEVVFFEGSYTEYHEDFVARKGKDSQPRRMKYKRLKS; the protein is encoded by the coding sequence ATGGCTCAATACGTATATACCATGAACCGGGTTGGCAAAATTGTTCCCCCGAAACGCCAAATACTCAAAGATATTTCGCTGTCATTTTTCCCTGGCGCCAAAATCGGCGTGCTTGGCCTGAACGGCGCAGGGAAGTCCACCCTGCTGAAAATTATGGCGGGTATCGATACCGATATTCAGGGCGAAGCCCGCCCTATGCCCGATTTAAAAGTAGGGTACCTGTCACAAGAACCCCAGCTTGATTCGGACAAAGATGTACGCGGTAACGTCGAAGACGGTGTGCGCGAAGCCGTTGACGCACTGGCCGAGCTGGATCAGGTATTTACAGCCTATGCTGAACCGGATGCCGATTTTGACAAGCTGGCCAAACGCCAAGGCGAACTGGAAGCTATCATTGAAACATGGGACGCCCACAACCTTAACAATACGCTAGAGATAGCGGCGGACGCACTTCGCCTGCCGCCCTGGGATGCCGATGTCAGCAAACTGTCTGGCGGTGAACGGCGCAGAGTCGCACTTTGCCGTCTACTGCTTTCCAAGCCAGATATGTTGCTGCTCGACGAGCCGACCAACCACCTGGACGCCGAATCTGTTTTCTGGCTGGAAAAATTCCTTGAAGAATATCCTGGCACGGTGGTTGCTGTTACACACGATCGTTACTTCCTTGATAACGTCGCAGGCTGGATTCTGGAACTCGATCGCGGCCACGGTATTCCTTATGAAGGCAACTACACCACTTGGCTTGAAACCAAAGAGCAGCGATTAGCGCACGAAGAAAAAACTGAAGCAGCACGCCAAAAAACCATTCAGCATGAACTGGAATGGGTGCGACAAAATCCGAAGGGACGCCGGTCAAAAAACAAGGCACGTCTGGCACGTTTTGAAGAACTGAGCTCTCAGGAAGTACAAAGCCGCAATGAGACGAACGAAATCTATATCCCGCCCGGCCCGCGCCTCGGCGATAAAGTCATCGAGTTCAACGGCGTCAGCAAAGGTTTTGGCGACGAGTTATTAATCGACAAGCTGTCTTTTAGCATTCCCAAAGGAGCCATTGTCGGCATCGTTGGCGGCAACGGTGCCGGCAAGTCCACCCTGTTCAGAATGATTGCCGGAACCGAGCAGCCTGACTCCGGCTCCATTACCATTGGCGAAACTGTTCAGCTGGCATTTGTCGAGCAGAGCCGTGAAAACCTCAAAGACAGTGATACCGTTTGGGAAGCGCTTTCTGACGGCCAGGACATTCTCCGCATCGGCAACTATGAAGTGCCTTCAAGGGCGTATTGCGGTCGCTTTAACTTTAAAGGCAGCGACCAGCAAAAACGTGTTGGCGACCTCTCCGGTGGAGAGCGTGGCCGACTACACCTGGCTAACACGCTAAAGCAAGGCGCCAATGTGTTATTGCTCGATGAGCCATCTAATGATCTCGATGTAGAAACACTGCGCGCACTTGAAGAAGCCACTTTGGCCTTCCCGGGCTGCGTACTGGTTATCTCACATGATCGCTGGTTCCTTGACAGAATTGCGACACATATCCTAGCCTATGAAGGTGATAGCGAAGTTGTCTTCTTTGAAGGCAGCTACACGGAGTACCACGAAGATTTTGTTGCCCGTAAGGGAAAAGATTCACAACCCAGGAGAATGAAATACAAACGCCTGAAAAGCTAA
- the lhgO gene encoding L-2-hydroxyglutarate oxidase has translation MYDFIVIGGGIVGVSTALQLQQRYPKKRILLLEKEAKIACHQTGHNSGVIHAGVYYAPDSLKAEFCKRGLKATIDFCRANNIDFRQPGKLLVATDELEYQRMLALKSRCEENRLMVDLLSSEELREKEPAITGVGALYIADTGIVDYRQVAVKIAEQFQAFGGELVLDSRVVNIDEQVDQVTVSTAQHEYSGKFLIACAGLAADRIARMMGVGKNFQIIPFRGEYYQLPKEKTDCVKHLIYPIPDPKMPFLGVHLTPMIGGAITVGPNALLGWKREGYGKFNVDLADSIEMLGFGGFWKVAAKNWHSGLGELKDSWWKAGYLRRVQKYCPELTVDDLLPWPAGIRAQAVLRDGSLVQDFLFESSPRSLHVCNAPSPAATSAIPIGNYICELVVSRAL, from the coding sequence ATGTACGATTTTATAGTGATAGGCGGCGGTATTGTTGGTGTTTCTACGGCTTTGCAGTTGCAGCAGCGATACCCGAAAAAACGAATTTTGTTACTGGAAAAAGAAGCAAAGATTGCCTGCCACCAAACCGGGCATAACAGCGGTGTGATTCACGCGGGGGTTTACTACGCACCTGATAGCCTGAAAGCGGAGTTCTGTAAAAGGGGGTTGAAGGCCACGATTGATTTCTGCCGCGCCAATAACATTGATTTCAGGCAGCCGGGTAAGCTTCTGGTGGCCACGGATGAACTCGAATACCAGCGCATGCTGGCACTGAAAAGCCGCTGTGAAGAAAACCGCTTGATGGTAGATTTGTTGAGCTCAGAAGAGCTGCGAGAGAAAGAGCCTGCGATTACTGGAGTTGGAGCGCTTTATATTGCGGACACCGGAATTGTCGATTATCGGCAAGTGGCCGTAAAAATAGCCGAGCAATTTCAGGCGTTTGGCGGTGAGCTGGTACTCGACAGCCGAGTTGTAAATATAGATGAGCAGGTTGACCAGGTCACAGTGTCGACGGCTCAACATGAATATTCGGGGAAGTTTCTGATAGCTTGCGCCGGGCTTGCTGCAGATCGTATTGCTCGCATGATGGGGGTAGGCAAAAACTTTCAAATTATTCCTTTTCGCGGTGAGTATTATCAGCTACCCAAAGAAAAAACGGATTGTGTAAAGCACCTTATTTACCCAATCCCTGATCCGAAAATGCCTTTTCTTGGGGTGCATTTGACGCCAATGATTGGTGGCGCTATTACCGTAGGCCCTAATGCATTGCTGGGTTGGAAGAGAGAGGGCTACGGCAAATTTAACGTTGATCTGGCTGACAGTATTGAAATGCTAGGGTTTGGCGGATTTTGGAAGGTTGCCGCAAAAAATTGGCACTCTGGCCTTGGCGAGCTGAAAGACTCCTGGTGGAAAGCGGGTTACCTCAGGCGAGTGCAAAAGTATTGTCCTGAGCTAACAGTTGATGACTTGCTGCCGTGGCCAGCAGGGATTCGTGCTCAGGCCGTTTTGCGTGATGGCTCTCTGGTGCAGGATTTCCTTTTTGAGTCCAGCCCTCGATCTCTGCATGTTTGCAATGCGCCTTCGCCTGCGGCGACTTCTGCGATTCCCATTGGGAATTATATTTGTGAACTGGTTGTCAGCAGAGCTCTGTAA
- a CDS encoding beta-ketoacyl-ACP synthase III gives MKPVYITGVAAAMPNAPVANSDIETVLGKVGNQPSRARRLVLRRNGIRSRHYAIDPVSGLTTHTNASLTAEAIRNLRSDFFRVENIDCLACGTSFPDQILPNHAVMVHGELGQPGCEVIATAGVCLAGVSAMKYAWLGVASGEHECAVATGSEFVSPLLRASFFDKEVDAKVDALSNHPEIAFEKDFLRWMLSDGAGAVLLQSRPAHHALSLRIEWIMIRSYADEQAACMYSGAEKSEDGSLTSWKTTPPHQWLSTSIFAIKQDVKQLNENIVHYTVEKPLAELIKNKQLKAEEIDYFLPHYSSDFFREKLAEGLNGVGFHIPPERWMSNLTTKGNTGSASIYIMLEELMHSGKLRKGDRILCYVPESGRFSTSFMLFTVCDSGG, from the coding sequence ATGAAACCTGTCTATATTACAGGCGTCGCAGCGGCCATGCCAAATGCGCCTGTCGCTAACTCAGATATTGAAACCGTCCTCGGTAAGGTGGGTAATCAGCCTTCACGAGCGCGCAGGTTGGTTTTGCGGCGTAATGGCATTCGCAGTCGACACTACGCTATTGATCCTGTCTCGGGCTTAACAACCCATACCAATGCCAGCCTGACAGCGGAGGCCATTCGTAATCTGCGGTCGGATTTTTTTCGTGTTGAAAATATAGATTGTTTAGCATGTGGTACCAGTTTTCCTGATCAGATACTGCCTAATCATGCCGTTATGGTACATGGAGAGCTGGGGCAGCCTGGGTGCGAGGTTATTGCAACGGCTGGCGTTTGTCTTGCTGGTGTAAGTGCCATGAAATACGCTTGGCTTGGAGTTGCTAGTGGTGAACACGAGTGTGCAGTAGCGACCGGATCAGAGTTTGTCTCGCCGTTATTGCGAGCATCTTTTTTCGACAAAGAGGTTGATGCGAAAGTTGATGCTTTGAGCAATCATCCGGAAATTGCATTCGAGAAAGATTTCCTTCGCTGGATGCTGTCCGATGGTGCTGGTGCCGTTCTTCTTCAGTCACGCCCGGCCCATCATGCATTATCGCTTCGCATTGAGTGGATAATGATACGCTCCTACGCCGATGAACAGGCAGCGTGCATGTATAGCGGGGCGGAGAAGAGTGAAGATGGCAGCTTAACCAGTTGGAAAACCACACCACCGCATCAATGGCTGTCTACCTCGATTTTCGCTATCAAGCAGGATGTGAAGCAGTTAAATGAAAATATTGTTCATTACACCGTTGAAAAGCCGCTTGCAGAGTTGATAAAGAATAAGCAGTTAAAGGCGGAAGAAATTGATTATTTCTTGCCACACTATTCTTCCGATTTCTTTCGAGAGAAATTGGCAGAGGGATTGAATGGCGTTGGCTTTCATATTCCTCCTGAGCGCTGGATGAGTAATCTTACAACAAAGGGGAACACTGGCTCTGCTTCGATTTACATTATGTTGGAGGAGTTAATGCATTCTGGAAAACTGCGAAAGGGTGACAGGATTTTATGTTATGTGCCAGAGAGCGGACGATTTTCAACTTCCTTTATGTTGTTTACAGTTTGCGATAGCGGTGGGTAA
- a CDS encoding ABC transporter permease, protein MPVLLNLIKKEFVLLSRDLHGLLLLFVMPALFILIMTFTLQNQYADVNEIDINYFLINKDNGKHSANIAHFLHGMGNFKQLPGEADANQLMKDVRKDKAKFLVVIDAGFERALRQNSTTLQLYFAPSTTPAMAYLIESQIKQQLVRLYFELDFDEFSEYRESSEDINSNQLIATHSLYPGGIKPTSVQQNVPGWLLFAMFFIAIPLSTTMINDRQQGISSRLKSIGVPSSLILAGKLLPYLSINLLQVVLMLLIGVHLIPALGGEKLHLGSSPAGLALVSVCASLASVSYSLLIAQWASTVEQATIFTGVCNIIMAAIGGVMVPQYIMPPAMQSLSNFSPMAWGLNGFFEVLLRGGNVKDVLIESGALFMFASAALILTAVSARRQ, encoded by the coding sequence ATGCCCGTACTTCTGAATCTGATAAAAAAGGAGTTTGTGCTACTGTCGAGAGATCTCCACGGACTTCTCCTACTGTTTGTGATGCCGGCATTATTTATTCTGATAATGACTTTCACTCTACAAAACCAGTATGCCGACGTTAACGAAATTGATATAAATTATTTCCTGATCAACAAAGATAATGGCAAGCATAGTGCCAACATCGCCCATTTCCTGCACGGGATGGGCAATTTCAAACAATTGCCTGGGGAAGCTGATGCAAACCAGCTGATGAAAGATGTTCGCAAGGATAAAGCGAAGTTTTTGGTCGTGATTGATGCAGGGTTTGAGAGAGCATTACGGCAAAACTCAACCACTCTTCAATTGTATTTTGCCCCGTCAACCACACCAGCAATGGCTTATTTAATCGAATCACAGATAAAACAACAATTGGTGCGCCTATATTTTGAACTCGATTTCGACGAATTTTCTGAGTATCGGGAAAGTAGCGAAGACATCAACAGCAACCAGCTCATCGCGACTCACTCGCTCTACCCCGGTGGCATCAAGCCTACCTCTGTACAACAAAATGTACCGGGCTGGCTGCTCTTTGCAATGTTTTTTATCGCCATTCCGTTATCGACAACAATGATTAACGATCGCCAACAAGGAATTTCGTCCCGACTGAAGAGTATCGGGGTGCCATCATCGCTCATCCTGGCAGGAAAATTATTACCCTACTTGTCCATAAATCTACTTCAGGTGGTTCTGATGCTCCTTATAGGCGTGCATCTGATCCCCGCCCTAGGCGGAGAAAAGTTGCACCTTGGGTCTAGCCCAGCAGGATTGGCTCTTGTTTCCGTTTGTGCCAGCCTCGCCTCAGTCAGCTACTCCCTGTTAATAGCTCAATGGGCAAGCACTGTGGAACAGGCCACCATATTTACCGGGGTTTGCAATATCATTATGGCCGCCATTGGGGGCGTTATGGTACCTCAGTATATTATGCCACCTGCGATGCAATCGTTAAGCAACTTCTCGCCAATGGCCTGGGGACTAAACGGCTTTTTTGAAGTGCTGCTCCGAGGCGGCAATGTGAAAGACGTATTGATAGAATCCGGCGCTTTATTTATGTTTGCCTCGGCAGCACTCATACTAACGGCAGTTTCGGCTCGTCGACAGTAG
- a CDS encoding sensor domain-containing diguanylate cyclase has product MKAPTTPDNETQRLEALRRLNILDTPPEERFDRLTRLARRMFDVPIALVSLVDEDRQWFKSRAGLDATETSREISFCGHSILSGDIFMVPDTLSDDRFSDNPLVSGPPDIRFYAGCPLRCYPDGQRLGTLCLIDTKPRSLDQEDLAALKDLAELAERELVAFQLATLDDLTKVSNRRGFISLAQKSLNICARHQFPSALIFFDLDNFKPINDQFGHAEGDTALKVFSELMTQFFRDSDVYGRLGGDEFALLQTNTSYLAAEQSVARFQKLLDDYNLKANKPYDIAFSHGITLTDQSQSNFVEELLTKADAAMYEKKRNK; this is encoded by the coding sequence GTGAAAGCACCTACAACACCGGATAATGAAACACAACGCCTTGAGGCATTGAGAAGGTTAAATATTCTCGACACGCCGCCTGAAGAACGCTTTGACCGACTCACCCGTCTTGCCCGGCGGATGTTCGATGTTCCCATCGCATTGGTGAGCCTGGTTGACGAAGATCGTCAGTGGTTTAAATCCAGAGCCGGGCTTGACGCTACCGAGACTTCCCGGGAGATATCTTTTTGTGGCCACTCCATTCTGAGTGGCGATATTTTTATGGTTCCCGATACACTATCCGATGATCGATTCTCAGATAACCCGCTTGTCTCCGGCCCACCCGATATCCGGTTCTACGCTGGCTGCCCGCTGCGCTGTTATCCCGACGGTCAAAGGCTTGGCACTCTTTGCCTTATTGATACCAAACCCAGAAGCCTGGATCAGGAAGATTTGGCAGCATTAAAAGACCTTGCAGAGCTGGCGGAAAGGGAGTTGGTAGCCTTTCAATTGGCAACACTGGATGATCTTACTAAAGTTTCCAACCGCCGCGGTTTTATTTCTCTTGCACAAAAAAGCCTAAATATCTGCGCGCGTCATCAATTTCCTTCCGCTTTAATATTCTTTGATCTCGATAACTTCAAACCGATTAATGATCAGTTTGGTCACGCAGAGGGCGACACTGCACTAAAAGTATTCTCCGAATTAATGACTCAATTTTTTCGCGATTCTGACGTCTACGGCCGTCTCGGTGGTGATGAATTCGCACTGCTGCAAACAAACACCAGTTACTTGGCTGCAGAGCAGTCTGTCGCCCGTTTTCAAAAATTGCTGGATGACTATAACCTGAAAGCCAATAAGCCCTACGACATAGCATTTAGTCACGGCATCACTTTAACCGACCAATCACAATCAAATTTCGTAGAAGAACTACTGACAAAAGCCGACGCAGCAATGTACGAAAAAAAGAGAAACAAATAG
- a CDS encoding acyl carrier protein — MMNIDILEAELKQLIVDECDVDVKAQEIDSHEQLIGSDGRLGLDSLDALSIALEVKSRYGKRIDGGNETRMALSSVASLAKFIITE; from the coding sequence ATGATGAATATAGACATTCTTGAAGCAGAATTAAAGCAGTTGATCGTTGATGAATGTGATGTCGATGTAAAGGCACAGGAAATTGATTCTCACGAACAGTTGATCGGCAGCGACGGACGCTTAGGGCTCGACTCACTGGACGCGTTAAGCATTGCTTTAGAGGTGAAAAGCCGGTACGGAAAACGAATAGACGGCGGCAATGAAACGCGCATGGCCCTATCTTCTGTTGCGTCACTTGCGAAATTCATCATCACCGAATAG
- a CDS encoding dialkylresorcinol condensing enzyme, producing MKRILVVHYSQSGQLDNVLEHFTRPLADAEDIELVFENAKPQEDYPFPWPFFRFIDTFPESVYLDPPPMQASLLTGDEEFDLIIVAYQVWFLSPSLPITGFMKSATAKKLFKGKPVVTLIACRNMWLMAQEEMKKMIAEMDGRLVGNVALVDEAGSIGSFIATPAWVLSGNKGPRLWGLIPQAGVSERDIKASSRFGSRILDSLRKSSVVDESLLQGINAVHVDETLIFSEQAGRRSFLVWGRLFRVLGAAGSLQRKVLVVIYTLFLLALIVTVVPLGIVVRKLFSPLMRERTARQKAYYGKPSGY from the coding sequence ATGAAAAGGATTTTGGTTGTTCATTACTCGCAAAGTGGTCAGCTTGACAATGTCCTTGAACATTTCACCCGACCACTTGCTGACGCAGAAGATATAGAACTGGTTTTTGAAAATGCCAAACCTCAGGAAGACTACCCTTTCCCGTGGCCTTTCTTTCGATTTATTGACACCTTTCCTGAATCAGTTTATCTGGATCCTCCCCCAATGCAGGCCAGCTTGCTGACCGGAGATGAAGAGTTTGACCTGATAATTGTGGCGTACCAGGTCTGGTTTCTTTCACCATCGTTGCCTATTACCGGGTTTATGAAAAGTGCCACTGCAAAAAAGCTGTTTAAAGGTAAGCCGGTCGTTACGTTAATTGCATGTCGGAATATGTGGTTGATGGCTCAGGAAGAGATGAAAAAAATGATTGCGGAGATGGATGGCCGATTGGTTGGTAATGTTGCATTGGTCGATGAGGCGGGCAGTATTGGCAGTTTTATAGCTACGCCAGCGTGGGTGCTATCCGGTAACAAAGGTCCCAGGTTGTGGGGCTTGATACCGCAGGCTGGTGTTTCGGAACGAGATATTAAAGCGAGCAGTCGTTTTGGTTCTCGTATTCTGGATAGTTTGCGAAAGAGCTCGGTGGTTGATGAAAGCCTGCTACAGGGCATAAATGCTGTTCATGTAGATGAAACCTTGATATTCAGTGAGCAAGCTGGTCGTAGATCGTTCCTGGTGTGGGGCCGTTTGTTTCGGGTGTTGGGGGCTGCCGGGTCACTTCAACGCAAGGTTTTGGTGGTGATATATACATTGTTTTTGCTGGCGTTGATTGTTACTGTAGTGCCACTAGGGATTGTGGTAAGGAAGCTGTTTTCTCCGCTAATGCGAGAACGCACGGCAAGGCAGAAAGCCTATTATGGAAAGCCGTCCGGCTACTAG
- a CDS encoding BtrH N-terminal domain-containing protein encodes MTEIRFEHRQTAHCESGAVTALLRHSGLDLSEPMVFGLSGALTFACIPLVKVGGMPMLAYRMPPGRVIKGVASRLGISMRVERFKGATAGMQALDHYLNAGRPVGLQASVFWLPYFPEDMRFHFNAHNMVVYGYEKSISGETSYLVSDPTFLDPVVVEASSLQRARFVKGMLAPKGMLYYPEAIPDAIDMVGVVRKSIRGNARMMLNTPLPFVGVRGIRYVARRLRQLGDSKQNEAFGKLFIGHMVRMQEEIGTGGAGFRFLYASFLQECEGVLEAHGLAKASSMFTDAGDEWRRFALMVAKMLKGRMALDFQKLSEQLVCIADMEEQAYRFLKETV; translated from the coding sequence ATGACTGAAATCAGGTTTGAGCACCGGCAAACCGCTCATTGCGAGAGTGGTGCCGTTACGGCGTTATTGCGTCACAGCGGATTGGACTTATCTGAGCCGATGGTATTTGGTCTGTCTGGCGCGCTGACCTTTGCCTGTATTCCTTTGGTGAAGGTCGGTGGTATGCCAATGTTGGCTTATCGAATGCCACCAGGCCGGGTGATCAAGGGTGTGGCGTCCAGGCTTGGTATCTCCATGCGGGTTGAGCGCTTCAAAGGGGCAACGGCGGGTATGCAGGCGCTGGATCACTACCTGAACGCAGGGAGGCCTGTGGGTTTGCAGGCATCTGTGTTCTGGTTACCCTATTTTCCGGAAGATATGCGATTCCACTTCAACGCGCACAATATGGTTGTTTACGGCTATGAAAAGAGTATTTCGGGTGAAACAAGCTACCTTGTCAGCGACCCTACTTTTTTGGATCCGGTGGTCGTCGAGGCGTCTTCGTTGCAACGAGCGCGATTTGTAAAAGGCATGCTAGCCCCAAAAGGCATGTTGTATTATCCGGAGGCAATTCCTGATGCTATTGATATGGTGGGGGTTGTCAGAAAGTCAATAAGAGGGAATGCCCGGATGATGCTAAATACACCACTCCCGTTTGTTGGTGTGAGAGGCATACGCTATGTTGCCAGAAGGTTGCGGCAGTTAGGCGATAGCAAACAGAACGAAGCGTTTGGCAAATTATTTATCGGCCACATGGTACGTATGCAGGAAGAAATCGGAACCGGAGGCGCTGGTTTCCGTTTCTTGTATGCGTCATTTTTACAGGAGTGCGAGGGCGTACTGGAAGCACATGGTCTGGCCAAGGCTTCTTCGATGTTTACCGATGCGGGGGATGAGTGGCGTCGTTTTGCGCTGATGGTTGCAAAGATGCTGAAAGGGCGAATGGCGTTGGATTTTCAAAAGCTTTCCGAGCAGTTGGTTTGTATTGCCGATATGGAAGAGCAGGCCTATCGCTTTTTAAAGGAAACGGTCTAA